One stretch of Brevibacillus laterosporus DNA includes these proteins:
- a CDS encoding coproporphyrinogen III oxidase, which yields MLQIICVGHQFEREIGFIAALFYEVPAIHYVLDWENSSHRDIKIELCCESQTDGVHATGRLLFADQHHTFEYDRPYQDRSEKGMRKTAKQAISYTLLTLLERHTGMEQGWGILTGIRPTKLLHKMLQSGLSREEAHRQLREDYMVRPHKLQLLQEIVDRQLHVVPDLYQIDREVSIYIGIPFCPTKCAYCTFPAYAIGVHRQNVNPFLAGLHEEIRSIGDWLTRQDLVITSIYFGGGTPTSITADELDALFVTLYKHFPHMDQVRELTVEAGRPDTITPDKIEVMKKWKVDRISINPQSFTQETLQAIGRHHTVEETVDKYNLAMEMGLTNINMDLIIGLPNEGMQEMKHSLQEVEKLMPTSLTVHTLSFKRASEMTQNKDKYQVASREEILNMMQETEEWAKEQGYLPYYLYRQKNILGNLENVGYALRDQDSIYNIVMMEEVQTVLGLGCGAVSKLMRPGSGVLSRWPNPKDPKTYNDTYQQLIEKKLRDLDTLYSDKILGDRVVDAHS from the coding sequence ATGTTGCAAATTATATGCGTGGGTCATCAGTTCGAACGTGAAATCGGCTTTATTGCCGCACTGTTCTATGAAGTTCCCGCGATTCATTATGTACTAGACTGGGAGAATTCCTCCCATCGTGATATCAAGATAGAACTTTGTTGTGAGTCACAAACCGATGGAGTCCATGCTACAGGACGTCTTTTGTTTGCTGATCAGCACCATACGTTTGAGTATGATCGTCCCTATCAGGACCGTTCCGAAAAGGGTATGCGCAAAACGGCGAAGCAAGCAATTAGCTACACGCTATTAACCTTGCTGGAGCGCCATACTGGAATGGAACAGGGATGGGGCATTTTGACGGGTATTCGACCTACCAAATTGTTGCACAAGATGCTTCAATCTGGTTTGAGTCGTGAGGAAGCTCACCGTCAATTAAGAGAAGACTACATGGTTCGCCCTCACAAGCTACAGCTCCTACAAGAGATAGTTGATCGTCAATTACATGTTGTTCCTGATTTATATCAAATTGATCGGGAAGTCTCTATCTACATTGGAATTCCATTCTGCCCAACAAAATGTGCGTACTGTACGTTTCCAGCATATGCAATTGGTGTACATCGCCAAAATGTAAATCCATTTTTGGCAGGATTGCATGAAGAGATTCGGTCAATAGGTGACTGGTTGACCCGCCAAGATCTAGTAATCACCTCCATTTACTTTGGCGGAGGTACACCTACCAGTATTACTGCTGACGAATTAGATGCGCTTTTTGTTACACTTTATAAACATTTTCCTCATATGGACCAAGTGCGTGAACTAACGGTAGAAGCTGGACGACCAGATACCATCACCCCTGATAAAATCGAGGTAATGAAAAAGTGGAAGGTTGACCGCATCAGCATCAATCCACAGTCGTTTACGCAAGAAACGTTGCAAGCGATTGGTAGACATCATACTGTTGAGGAAACAGTGGATAAATATAACTTGGCCATGGAGATGGGTTTAACGAACATTAATATGGACTTGATTATCGGATTGCCAAATGAGGGGATGCAAGAAATGAAGCATTCTCTTCAGGAAGTAGAAAAGCTCATGCCTACTTCTCTAACGGTTCATACGCTCTCGTTTAAGCGTGCATCGGAAATGACGCAAAATAAAGATAAATATCAGGTAGCCAGTCGTGAAGAGATTTTAAACATGATGCAAGAGACGGAAGAATGGGCGAAAGAGCAAGGATATTTGCCTTATTATCTCTACCGACAAAAAAACATCTTGGGTAATCTCGAAAATGTGGGCTATGCGCTACGGGATCAGGACTCTATCTATAACATCGTAATGATGGAAGAGGTGCAGACTGTACTTGGCTTAGGCTGTGGAGCTGTCTCTAAGTTGATGAGACCTGGTAGCGGTGTTTTGTCACGTTGGCCAAATCCGAAAGATCCTAAAACGTATAATGATACGTATCAGCAGTTGATCGAGAAAAAACTGCGAGATTTAGATACGCTTTACTCAGATAAAATTTTAGGTGATCGCGTAGTTGACGCTCACTCTTGA
- the recJ gene encoding single-stranded-DNA-specific exonuclease RecJ, with translation MLQAKSRWQLTPCDEARSAEIAQACGISPLLARLLVLRGMDTSQKARDFLHVSPEQLHDPFLLDGMDKSVHRIQQAIERQEPICIYGDYDADGVSSTALMVHLLRKLGATFDYYIPNRFKEGYGLNQTALSYIYDSGFRLVVTVDTGISAVEQVAHGNQLGLDIIVTDHHEPPEILPDAFTVMNPKKPGCSYPFDMLAGVGVAFKLAHALLKEPPMDLIDLAAIGTIADLVPLVDENRVLASLGLQRLNRTHNVGIQALLDVCGLQEKEITAGHVGFAIGPRINAGGRLETAEAAVKLLVSEDVQEAKEQAEVLDELNRERQELVQAMAEEAIEMVEQLYPADQNGVLVVAKEGWNVGVVGIVASRLVERFYRPAIVLGIDSEKGTAKGSARSIAGFDMYGALTACKDLLPHFGGHTMAAGMTLPVENLDSLRKALHRISQEWLQPEDFIPKTRVDLEVAFDEINLDLAIELEALAPFGMGNPTPMLVCEEVGHQGMRKIGKDETHLKCVLSHEKKQLDAIGFGFAPIMERVAPTAKLSVLGELQINEWNGLRKPQFLLRDVAVKHKQIFDWRGTREKEKKWMNKIATEELITITFQEANYQRLHSLLTSQQLSQSSLVYVTNAGVIQGDWKEGCRSFVLYDLPSSKTALGQAISTLDEMDSLYCLFGDADEAFELLHVPSREDFKGLYQIFRQYGKINKAHLDALAKKIKLKRSIVERMLTIFIELCFIEDSDQAYLLHPEPAKAALDTSSRYLEWRGEAELHAELLLSNHEGLGKYLELLHQP, from the coding sequence ATGCTACAAGCGAAATCGCGATGGCAACTCACCCCATGTGACGAAGCAAGAAGTGCGGAGATTGCCCAAGCGTGTGGGATATCGCCTTTGCTGGCACGATTGCTCGTTCTAAGAGGGATGGATACGTCACAAAAGGCGCGTGACTTTTTGCATGTGAGTCCAGAACAATTGCACGATCCATTTTTATTGGATGGCATGGACAAAAGCGTGCATCGAATCCAACAGGCGATTGAGCGCCAGGAACCGATTTGCATTTATGGAGACTATGATGCGGATGGAGTTAGCTCCACTGCTTTGATGGTGCATTTGTTACGAAAATTGGGAGCCACTTTTGATTACTATATACCGAATCGTTTTAAAGAAGGATATGGGTTAAACCAAACAGCGTTGTCATACATTTATGACAGCGGTTTTCGACTTGTCGTTACTGTGGATACCGGCATAAGTGCGGTAGAGCAAGTAGCGCATGGAAATCAGTTGGGGCTTGATATCATCGTGACGGATCACCATGAACCGCCTGAGATTTTACCTGATGCGTTTACGGTCATGAACCCTAAAAAACCGGGTTGTTCCTATCCGTTTGATATGCTGGCAGGTGTCGGAGTTGCCTTTAAGCTTGCACATGCTCTGTTAAAAGAACCTCCGATGGATTTAATTGATTTGGCAGCAATTGGAACGATTGCTGACCTTGTCCCACTAGTGGATGAAAATAGGGTGTTAGCTAGCTTAGGGTTACAACGATTAAATCGGACACACAATGTAGGCATCCAAGCTTTACTTGATGTGTGCGGCCTTCAGGAGAAAGAGATTACAGCAGGACATGTCGGCTTTGCCATTGGTCCACGGATTAATGCAGGCGGCCGTTTAGAAACAGCGGAAGCAGCGGTTAAATTGCTCGTATCAGAGGATGTACAAGAAGCGAAGGAACAAGCAGAAGTGCTTGATGAGTTGAATCGCGAGCGCCAAGAGCTTGTTCAAGCTATGGCGGAAGAAGCGATTGAAATGGTAGAACAGTTATATCCTGCAGATCAGAATGGGGTGCTGGTCGTTGCCAAAGAAGGCTGGAACGTTGGGGTTGTTGGTATTGTTGCTTCACGTTTAGTGGAGAGATTTTATCGACCTGCCATCGTGCTTGGTATCGATTCTGAGAAAGGTACAGCTAAAGGCTCGGCGCGAAGCATTGCCGGTTTTGACATGTATGGGGCATTGACAGCGTGCAAGGACCTTCTGCCACACTTTGGTGGTCACACAATGGCCGCAGGTATGACATTGCCTGTAGAAAATTTGGATTCGCTTCGCAAAGCGTTGCACCGAATATCACAAGAATGGTTACAACCAGAAGACTTCATTCCAAAAACAAGAGTAGATCTTGAAGTGGCCTTTGATGAGATCAATCTGGATCTTGCCATCGAACTGGAAGCACTAGCTCCATTCGGTATGGGTAACCCTACTCCAATGCTTGTCTGTGAGGAAGTTGGACATCAGGGTATGCGTAAAATCGGGAAGGATGAAACACATCTTAAATGTGTCTTGTCTCATGAGAAAAAGCAGCTAGATGCCATCGGTTTTGGCTTTGCTCCAATTATGGAACGTGTGGCTCCAACAGCAAAGCTATCGGTACTTGGTGAATTGCAGATTAATGAATGGAATGGACTACGAAAGCCTCAATTCTTGCTACGCGATGTAGCGGTGAAGCATAAGCAGATTTTTGACTGGCGGGGCACACGTGAGAAAGAGAAGAAGTGGATGAATAAGATAGCTACGGAAGAGCTTATTACGATTACATTCCAAGAAGCTAATTATCAACGATTGCATTCCTTGCTTACGAGTCAGCAGCTGTCACAAAGCTCACTCGTTTATGTAACGAATGCAGGAGTTATACAAGGTGACTGGAAAGAAGGATGTCGTTCTTTCGTTCTATATGACCTTCCTTCCTCCAAAACAGCATTGGGGCAAGCCATATCTACGTTGGATGAGATGGATTCTTTATACTGCTTGTTTGGAGATGCAGACGAGGCTTTTGAATTGTTACATGTGCCGAGTCGAGAAGATTTTAAAGGGCTGTATCAAATCTTTCGACAATATGGTAAAATCAACAAGGCTCATCTTGATGCATTAGCTAAAAAAATCAAGTTAAAGCGTTCGATTGTAGAGCGGATGCTTACTATTTTTATAGAGCTCTGTTTTATTGAAGATAGCGATCAAGCATATCTATTGCATCCAGAACCGGCCAAAGCTGCCTTGGATACTTCTTCGCGATACCTAGAATGGCGAGGGGAAGCTGAGCTACACGCTGAACTGCTCCTTTCTAATCATGAGGGACTTGGAAAATATTTGGAGTTGCTTCATCAGCCTTAG
- a CDS encoding D-tyrosyl-tRNA(Tyr) deacylase: MRVVVQKAKASSVSVNGDVVGQIERGLVLLVGITHEDTMKDVEFVADKVANLRIFEDEEGKMNYSVKDTGGQILSISQFTLYGDCRKGRRPNFMSAARPEVAEPLYDQFNEVLRSKGLHVETGRFGAMMDVQIYNHGPVTLIVES, encoded by the coding sequence GTGCGAGTCGTTGTACAAAAGGCAAAAGCATCAAGCGTTTCTGTGAACGGAGATGTGGTAGGACAGATTGAGCGTGGGTTGGTTTTATTAGTCGGTATTACGCATGAGGATACGATGAAAGATGTAGAATTTGTAGCAGACAAAGTAGCAAATTTGCGGATTTTTGAAGACGAGGAAGGAAAAATGAATTACTCTGTGAAAGATACAGGTGGTCAAATTTTATCTATTTCCCAATTTACCCTATACGGAGATTGCCGTAAAGGTCGACGTCCTAACTTTATGTCGGCTGCTCGTCCAGAGGTTGCTGAGCCTTTGTATGATCAATTTAATGAGGTATTGCGGAGTAAAGGGTTACATGTAGAGACGGGGCGTTTTGGGGCAATGATGGATGTGCAGATATATAACCATGGACCTGTAACGTTGATTGTTGAAAGCTAA
- a CDS encoding adenine phosphoribosyltransferase, with protein MNFKDYIRVIPDYPQPGIRFKDITTLLKDGPVYKAAINELKVFADTLNVDVIAGPEARGFVVGAPLSYAMNVGFIPIRKANKLPYKAIQADYSLEYGSDALAMHEDAIKPGDRVLIADDLLATGGTIETSINLVEQLGGIVVGAVFLIELSYLDGRQKLGDIPVSSLITY; from the coding sequence ATGAACTTTAAAGATTATATTCGCGTGATTCCAGATTACCCACAACCAGGGATTCGTTTTAAAGATATTACTACCCTGTTAAAAGATGGTCCTGTATACAAAGCGGCAATCAATGAACTAAAAGTATTTGCTGATACCCTAAATGTGGATGTAATTGCAGGACCGGAAGCACGTGGTTTTGTTGTAGGAGCACCGTTGTCTTATGCGATGAACGTTGGATTTATTCCGATTCGCAAGGCTAACAAATTACCTTACAAAGCAATTCAAGCTGACTATAGCCTAGAGTACGGCAGTGATGCTTTGGCGATGCATGAAGATGCAATCAAGCCAGGTGACCGTGTACTGATTGCTGATGACCTACTAGCGACAGGTGGTACAATCGAAACGTCTATCAACCTTGTTGAACAATTGGGCGGAATCGTAGTAGGTGCCGTATTCTTAATTGAATTGAGCTATCTAGATGGTCGTCAAAAACTAGGTGACATCCCTGTTTCTTCTCTTATCACATACTAG
- a CDS encoding bifunctional (p)ppGpp synthetase/guanosine-3',5'-bis(diphosphate) 3'-pyrophosphohydrolase, whose translation MTTGIEEILSKANSYMSDEDVTMLERAYDLARKAHEGQVRKSGVPYIMHPIAVAGILTDMHMDAVTVAAGFLHDVVEDTEFTLDDLRKDFGSEVAHLVDGVTKLEKIKYKSKEEQLAENHRKMLVAMAQDIRVILIKLADRLHNMRTLRHMSEEKQREISDETLEIFAPLAHRLGIAFVKWELEDTALRYLNPQQYYRIVNLMQKKRTEREEYITEAKAMITDKLDELHIEAEIAGRPKHIYSIYKKMVSQNKQFNEIYDLLALRIIVNDIRDCYAVLGIVHTLWKPMPGRFKDYIAMPKANMYQSLHTTVIGPKGEPLEVQIRTWEMHRTAEIGIAAHWAYKEGKGEVQGSFEEKIGNLREIIQGGQEETPNAQEFMESLKQDLFSDTVFIFTPKGDVVELPKGSVPLDFAYRIHSAVGNRTIGAKVNGKIVPLDFALRTGDIMEILTSKHSYGPSQDWLKIAKSAHARNKIKQWFKKEKREENVAKGLSMIEAEVKARGFDLKETMTTENVKEAATKFNFQSDEDMYSAVGYGGLTSAQVANRLTEKIRRDREEQQQQAIQEFKSHAPAQKQTRSDTGIRVEGVDNLLTRISRCCSPVPGDDIIGFITRGRGVSIHRKDCPNVTLEENDRLIPVQWEGDQKQNYNVDIEITGHDRTGLLNDVLHVVGETKTNIAAVSGKADRNRVATINMTICINNIDHLHRVVERIKRIKDIYSVRRILNT comes from the coding sequence ATGACAACGGGCATCGAGGAAATTTTAAGCAAAGCGAATAGCTATATGTCAGACGAGGACGTTACTATGCTGGAGCGTGCCTATGATTTAGCGCGCAAAGCTCACGAAGGCCAAGTGCGTAAATCCGGGGTGCCTTATATTATGCATCCGATCGCAGTGGCAGGCATTTTGACGGATATGCACATGGATGCTGTTACCGTCGCTGCCGGTTTCCTCCATGATGTTGTGGAAGATACCGAATTTACACTGGACGACTTGCGTAAAGATTTTGGTTCAGAGGTAGCTCATCTGGTAGACGGAGTCACAAAGCTGGAAAAAATTAAATACAAATCCAAAGAAGAGCAGTTAGCGGAGAATCATCGCAAAATGCTTGTGGCCATGGCACAAGATATTCGGGTCATTTTAATTAAATTGGCGGACCGTTTGCATAATATGCGTACGTTACGTCATATGTCCGAAGAAAAGCAACGTGAAATTTCGGATGAAACGTTGGAAATCTTTGCACCGCTGGCTCATCGCCTAGGGATTGCCTTTGTAAAGTGGGAGCTAGAGGATACTGCTTTGCGCTATTTGAATCCACAGCAATATTATCGGATTGTAAACCTCATGCAGAAGAAACGGACAGAGCGCGAGGAGTACATTACGGAAGCGAAGGCAATGATTACTGATAAATTAGATGAGTTGCATATTGAAGCGGAGATTGCTGGCAGACCTAAGCATATCTATAGCATCTATAAAAAGATGGTGTCGCAGAATAAGCAGTTTAACGAAATCTATGACTTGCTAGCGCTACGCATCATTGTAAATGATATTCGTGATTGCTACGCTGTGCTCGGAATTGTACACACTTTGTGGAAACCGATGCCAGGGCGATTCAAAGATTATATTGCTATGCCAAAAGCTAACATGTATCAATCCTTGCATACAACAGTAATCGGTCCTAAAGGTGAACCGTTGGAAGTGCAAATTCGGACATGGGAGATGCATCGAACAGCGGAGATTGGTATCGCTGCTCACTGGGCTTATAAAGAGGGCAAAGGGGAAGTCCAAGGTTCTTTTGAAGAGAAGATTGGTAATCTCCGAGAGATCATTCAAGGTGGACAAGAAGAGACACCGAATGCTCAGGAATTTATGGAATCACTCAAGCAGGATTTGTTTTCCGATACGGTATTTATCTTTACACCAAAAGGTGACGTGGTGGAGCTTCCAAAAGGTTCGGTTCCTTTGGATTTTGCTTATCGCATCCATTCAGCTGTCGGCAATCGGACAATCGGAGCGAAAGTGAACGGAAAAATCGTTCCGCTTGATTTTGCGTTGCGTACAGGTGACATTATGGAAATTTTGACTTCCAAACATTCGTATGGTCCAAGTCAAGATTGGCTCAAAATAGCTAAGTCTGCTCATGCTCGCAATAAGATCAAGCAGTGGTTTAAGAAAGAAAAGCGGGAAGAAAACGTGGCTAAAGGGCTATCTATGATCGAAGCTGAGGTTAAAGCGCGTGGCTTTGATTTAAAAGAGACCATGACCACGGAGAATGTAAAAGAAGCAGCAACTAAATTTAACTTCCAATCTGACGAGGATATGTACTCAGCAGTCGGATATGGCGGGCTCACCTCTGCACAAGTAGCGAATCGACTGACAGAAAAAATACGTAGAGATCGGGAAGAGCAGCAACAGCAAGCCATTCAGGAATTTAAATCACATGCACCCGCTCAGAAACAAACGAGAAGTGATACAGGCATCCGCGTAGAAGGCGTGGACAATTTGTTGACTCGTATTTCCCGATGTTGTTCGCCGGTTCCAGGGGATGACATTATTGGTTTCATCACAAGAGGACGGGGAGTCTCCATTCATCGTAAGGATTGTCCGAATGTGACTCTAGAAGAGAATGATCGACTCATTCCTGTACAATGGGAAGGCGACCAGAAACAAAACTACAATGTAGACATCGAAATTACCGGCCATGATCGCACAGGCTTGTTAAATGATGTGTTACATGTAGTGGGGGAGACGAAAACCAATATTGCAGCCGTTAGTGGCAAAGCAGATCGCAATCGCGTTGCTACTATTAACATGACGATCTGTATTAACAACATTGATCATCTACATCGCGTGGTAGAACGAATCAAACGCATTAAAGACATTTATTCTGTTCGCCGGATTTTGAACACCTAA
- a CDS encoding histidine--tRNA ligase has translation MAKIQIPRGTQDIMPGTVELWQHIEGKMRDLCTRYNYQEIRTPIFEQTELFRRGVGETTDVVEKEMYSVESRGEGDFTLRPEGTAGVVRSYVEKKLYGVPNQPTKLYYLGPMFRHERPQAGRFRQFVQFGVEAIGSADPAIDAEVIAVAMRIYQELGLTGLSVEINSVGTLEDRARHRGALLDVLNSVRDELCEDCQSRIDRNPLRVLDCKNKKCQTLTKDAPSLLDYLSDESKQHFEEVQAYLTAINIPFHINPRMVRGLDYYTQTAFEIKMAEIGAVETLCGGGRYNGLVAEIGGEDMPGIGFAMSIERLLMALETQNIQLPIETGLDAYIVMQSETAKTKAFQLLDDLRNKGVKAEMDYLGRKMKGQLKAADRVEAKFAAIIGESELEKGVVMVKELATGDQQEVSFAELGEWLLAKR, from the coding sequence ATGGCGAAAATCCAAATTCCACGTGGTACACAAGACATTATGCCGGGTACGGTGGAGCTTTGGCAGCACATCGAAGGGAAGATGCGCGACCTTTGCACACGCTACAACTACCAAGAAATCCGCACGCCAATTTTTGAGCAGACAGAATTGTTCAGACGAGGCGTAGGTGAGACTACGGATGTAGTTGAAAAAGAGATGTACAGCGTTGAATCCCGTGGAGAAGGAGATTTCACCTTACGCCCGGAAGGAACGGCAGGAGTGGTACGTTCTTACGTGGAGAAAAAGCTGTATGGTGTACCTAATCAACCTACTAAGCTGTACTATTTAGGACCAATGTTCCGTCATGAACGTCCACAGGCTGGTCGTTTCCGCCAGTTTGTTCAGTTCGGTGTTGAAGCAATCGGTTCAGCTGATCCAGCAATTGATGCTGAAGTAATTGCTGTAGCGATGCGCATCTATCAAGAATTAGGACTTACGGGTTTGTCCGTAGAGATAAACAGCGTAGGGACTCTGGAAGATCGTGCTCGTCACCGCGGGGCATTACTTGACGTGTTAAATAGTGTACGCGATGAGCTTTGCGAGGATTGTCAATCTCGGATTGATCGCAATCCCTTGCGCGTTCTGGATTGCAAAAATAAAAAATGTCAAACCCTTACGAAAGATGCCCCTTCCTTGTTAGATTATCTTAGCGATGAATCCAAACAGCATTTTGAGGAGGTGCAAGCTTACCTTACAGCGATTAACATTCCGTTCCACATTAATCCGCGTATGGTGCGTGGTCTGGATTACTACACGCAGACTGCTTTTGAAATTAAAATGGCAGAGATCGGTGCGGTTGAAACATTGTGCGGCGGTGGTCGTTATAATGGTCTGGTTGCAGAAATTGGTGGCGAGGATATGCCGGGCATTGGTTTTGCGATGAGTATTGAACGCTTGTTAATGGCATTAGAAACGCAAAATATACAATTGCCAATCGAAACAGGACTAGATGCCTATATTGTTATGCAATCCGAAACAGCGAAAACAAAAGCATTCCAATTGCTAGATGACCTGCGCAACAAAGGTGTCAAAGCGGAGATGGATTACTTGGGCCGTAAAATGAAAGGTCAATTAAAAGCTGCTGATCGTGTAGAAGCGAAGTTTGCCGCGATCATTGGTGAATCAGAATTGGAAAAAGGCGTGGTCATGGTCAAAGAGCTAGCGACTGGTGATCAGCAAGAAGTAAGTTTTGCAGAATTAGGCGAATGGCTGTTGGCTAAACGCTAA
- a CDS encoding N-acetylmuramoyl-L-alanine amidase: MFSRKKMIIGLATCLTSLVAPLQMAWAANQVQVTADILNIRSGPGTNYQLVSSVPKSTKLTVLSKKDKWIQVKLPNGKQGWGLNTYLQEIKAPPQPPKVIYLKSTVDMLNVRTEPKPDAQIVQIMDKTKSYKMIKKEGVWAQIQLSDKTTGWVNANFVQHATPPTTSAPLPGAPSPTNPTADQNNQPTPADVLPPVEPTVQPPSNSSIKISAVTNVYAEPNVAAVIIGQLSAGDQVSKYSESNGWDQILYNGTTAWISKPGAPPSDQTTLPPTQPNPASSSTTVKVTGNNVNIRSQANTTSQVITQVNNGNVLPVLSQSNDWFQVKTPDGKTGWIASWLVTKSTVTPPTLGVVDPNEHKNQNNLQPSVPSNNTEMKIKVLNESTNVRSGPGTEYEPVGTVQPGESYSVIKTEGEWYQIRLKDNTTAYIASWVVQKESTDLNNLPALSGNEARGKLIVIDPGHGGTDSGAVGTSYKTFEKEINLQVALKLKQRLEASGARVIMTRADDTTLTLEQRVQVAVQNNADMFVSVHHNTHPNAATNGTIMFYYHKGKSMELAELTQREIVATTQYKDLTSRFGDFHVIRENPKPAILAEIGFMTNPQEEANLRDEQHQHNAAEGLFRGILRYFQVYPN, from the coding sequence GTGTTTTCTCGCAAGAAAATGATCATCGGGCTTGCAACATGCCTCACAAGCTTGGTTGCGCCCCTTCAGATGGCCTGGGCAGCGAACCAGGTGCAGGTAACAGCCGATATTTTAAACATTCGCTCTGGTCCAGGAACCAACTATCAACTTGTAAGTTCCGTACCTAAGTCAACAAAACTAACCGTTCTATCAAAAAAAGATAAATGGATACAGGTAAAACTTCCTAATGGCAAACAAGGCTGGGGATTAAATACATACCTTCAGGAGATTAAAGCACCTCCTCAGCCACCAAAGGTTATTTATTTAAAAAGCACAGTTGATATGCTAAACGTACGGACAGAACCCAAACCAGACGCTCAAATCGTTCAGATAATGGACAAGACCAAAAGCTACAAAATGATTAAAAAAGAAGGCGTATGGGCACAAATTCAATTGTCTGACAAAACTACAGGCTGGGTTAACGCTAATTTTGTACAACATGCTACACCACCCACTACGTCAGCACCGCTACCAGGGGCACCATCACCAACAAATCCTACAGCGGATCAGAACAATCAGCCCACACCCGCTGATGTGTTGCCACCTGTGGAACCTACTGTGCAACCTCCGTCTAACAGTAGCATTAAAATTTCCGCCGTTACCAATGTGTATGCAGAGCCCAATGTCGCAGCTGTGATTATCGGGCAGTTAAGCGCAGGCGATCAAGTGAGTAAATATTCGGAGTCAAATGGATGGGATCAAATTTTGTATAATGGCACAACAGCTTGGATCTCAAAACCAGGAGCTCCTCCGTCTGATCAGACAACACTGCCTCCGACACAACCAAATCCTGCTTCATCAAGCACTACGGTGAAGGTAACTGGAAATAATGTAAACATACGGAGTCAAGCGAACACCACAAGCCAGGTCATCACCCAAGTGAATAATGGAAATGTACTACCTGTATTATCCCAAAGCAACGACTGGTTTCAAGTAAAAACACCGGATGGTAAAACAGGCTGGATAGCTAGCTGGTTGGTTACCAAATCAACAGTTACCCCTCCTACGCTTGGAGTAGTTGACCCAAATGAACATAAGAATCAAAATAACCTTCAGCCCTCAGTACCTAGTAATAACACAGAAATGAAAATCAAAGTATTAAATGAAAGTACAAACGTTCGTTCTGGTCCAGGCACCGAATACGAGCCAGTAGGTACTGTACAACCAGGTGAAAGCTATTCCGTTATAAAAACAGAAGGTGAATGGTATCAAATTCGCCTGAAAGATAACACAACGGCCTATATTGCAAGCTGGGTTGTACAAAAAGAATCAACAGATCTAAACAACCTACCTGCCTTAAGTGGAAATGAAGCGAGAGGTAAATTAATTGTAATTGATCCTGGACACGGTGGGACAGATAGTGGTGCCGTGGGTACCAGTTACAAGACATTTGAAAAAGAGATTAACCTTCAGGTAGCTCTGAAGCTGAAACAACGTCTGGAGGCGTCTGGAGCCCGCGTCATCATGACTCGTGCTGATGATACTACTCTTACATTGGAACAACGTGTTCAAGTGGCTGTGCAAAACAATGCAGACATGTTTGTCAGTGTCCATCACAATACGCATCCAAACGCAGCAACAAATGGTACCATCATGTTCTACTACCATAAAGGCAAATCAATGGAATTAGCCGAACTGACGCAAAGAGAGATTGTTGCTACCACTCAATATAAGGATTTAACGTCCAGATTTGGTGATTTCCATGTCATTCGTGAAAATCCAAAGCCAGCGATTCTTGCTGAAATCGGCTTTATGACCAACCCACAAGAAGAAGCTAACCTGCGAGACGAGCAACATCAACACAATGCGGCAGAAGGTTTATTCCGAGGCATATTGCGTTACTTCCAGGTTTATCCGAACTAG